In Candidatus Accumulibacter cognatus, the genomic window GGAGTGCGCATCAACGGCAGCGCGTTGATCGAGGGATTGGTTGACACGCTGGGTCCAGAGTTGCCGATTACCGGAGGATTGGCCGGAGACTACGGCGCGTTTTCACGGACATGGACTTTGAGCCCGAAAGGCGTGTCGGATAGCGAGATCGTCGCGGTCGGTTTCGTCGGCTCAACGTTGAAATTCGGCCATGGATCGTTCGGCGGTTGGGAGACCTTCGGTCCGGCGCGGAAAGTTACTCGCAGCGAAGGCAATGTGCTGTACGAACTCGATGGCGAGCCAGCCTTGGCGTTCTACAAACGTTATCTCGGCGACTACGCCAAGGATCTTCCCGTATCCGGTTTGTTGTTCCCGTTCGGCATGCTCGGCGAAGATCGTGGCGCCAAGGGATTGATACGCACCATCCTCGGTATCGACGAGAACGCCGGCAGCTTGATTCTTGCCGGCGATATCGATCCGGAGGGATATCTCAAATTGATGCACGCGTCGACCGATTCGTTGATCGACGGCGCCGAGGCGGCGGCGCTCGCAGCGCGACTGCCACAAGAGAAGGGCGTGGCGGACGAGAGTCTTTGCGTACTCGTATCCTGTATCGGCAGGCGGCTGGTGATGGGCGATCTCGTCGACGGCGAGGTGGAGGCGGTTGCTGCGGTGGTGGGCGACTCCGCTGTATTGACGGGTTTTTATTCGAACGGCGAAATTAGTCCGTTTACTCCCGGCGTTCACTGCAAGTTGCATAACCAGACGATGACCATCACGACCATCGCCGAGGACTGATGTCGATGCATAAAACCTTGTCGCGGCAGTTAACGCGCGAATTGGGCGTGCCTTCCGGTGACCTTACGGCGTTGTGCGAGGAATTGAAGCGACTGGCTTCGGCTTCGGACGTTGATGGCAACATCGCCGGCGCCGTCGGCGGCTTGGAACGGCTGCTTGGTAGAATCGGCGCCACTTACGAGCAGTACGACCGCAACCTCGAATTACGCACCCGCAGCCTCGATCTGATTTCGGAGGAACTGCTGGAAGCGAACCGCGAATTGCAGGTTCAACTGGCCGTTCGCGAGAAGGCCAATGCCGAGTATGTCAGCGCGCTGCGCTTCAGCGATGCGTTGATGAACGCCATGCCGATCGCGGTCTTCTTCAAGGATCGCGAGGGCCGCTACCTAGGCTGCAACTCCACGTTCAGCGACATCATGGGCGTTTCGAACGAAGAGATTCGCGGCAAGACCGTGTTCGAGTTGTGGCCGAGCGCGATGGCAGAGATTTACCATCGCAAGGATCTCGAACTGATGAAGAACCCGGCGTCG contains:
- a CDS encoding FIST C-terminal domain-containing protein, whose protein sequence is MKIRQVLVTSAQAFASELPRLAAIDPNFVLVFGAPSYFENSAVAQALADRLPGVPALGCSTAGEIAGTAVREQSCVVTAVRFNSIRVRMATTTFTEMLDSRAAGRRLGMELADAELRAVMVFGQGVRINGSALIEGLVDTLGPELPITGGLAGDYGAFSRTWTLSPKGVSDSEIVAVGFVGSTLKFGHGSFGGWETFGPARKVTRSEGNVLYELDGEPALAFYKRYLGDYAKDLPVSGLLFPFGMLGEDRGAKGLIRTILGIDENAGSLILAGDIDPEGYLKLMHASTDSLIDGAEAAALAARLPQEKGVADESLCVLVSCIGRRLVMGDLVDGEVEAVAAVVGDSAVLTGFYSNGEISPFTPGVHCKLHNQTMTITTIAED